The genomic stretch ACAACGCGCCGCTGGCGAGGCTTCTGTCGGGCGAGCCCGCATTCACCGCCAACGGAATCAAGTTCTACAACGTGGAAGGCCCGATCGTGGCCGGAATCGGCAAGGGATTCCTTGTCGCCGGGACCAATCCGGCGAGGTTGAAGGAGATTATCCAGTCCTCCAAGCCGACGGTCGGCGCGATCACCGCGGGAACCTACATGTCCATTGACGTGAACACGCTTTGGCACAAGTACTTCGAGCCGTTCACCCGCTCGCCGTACATCCCGTATCCGCCCGAGGCCACCGCTGCGCACAAGGAATTCTTCGACATCACTCCGCAGACGAATTTCGGCAAGTTGGAAATGACCTGGTCGTGCAAGCCGAACGAAATGACCTATACGCTCCACGCTCGCGAAGAGCTGGCGAACCTGTTCCTGATGGTTTACACGTGGGGGCTTGCGACGGCTGTGAGCGCGGAGTCGCGTTACGGAGGATGGGAGGAACCGGCGGAAGCCGCGCCGGAAGGATTGACGGAAGACCAAGCGATGCTTGAGTCAGAATCGGAGAACGCTCTTTATGAGATTCAGCAAGCCGTAGAAAGCTACTTCGTCGAACATGGAGAATACCCGCGCTACATCGAAGACGCGATTGGCTCGTTTCCGTACAATCCGTTCGCTGACAGGCCGATGGAGCCGAGGCTGCCCAACGACTGGGCCGCAGGGGATTTCAGCTACCGGCCATATATGGTGGACGGCGTCGTCACCTCGTACCACCTGCTTTTGTTCGGCGCGCTTAAATACGGCGGGATGGACGTTGTGACGGCGATGAACGCGTTCGAGGAAAGACAATGGATGCCGGCGTCGGACGGCAATCCGGACGGTGTGATCCTGGTGCTGTCGGCCGGAACTGAATCCTAACTTTGCCATTCAGCGAAGCCGCCGGGCGGGGCCATCAGGCGTGCAACCCCCGCTGGCCCGCTGCCGCTGGAGTTTGCGCAATCAGGCGGATTAAATCAAACGCACACGGCGCGCTAGACAAGTCAGCCGCCGCCGTAGCCGATCTGCACGTCCGAACCGCGGACGATGACCGGGACGAGCCGACCGTTGCTTATCCGCATCAAATCCTTGATGTGCGCGGGTTCGATCGAGCAATTCAGCTCCGTGAACTTCTCGCCGTTTTTGCGCATGTCGCTCATCGCGGCCGCGCAATACGGGCATCCGTTCTTGGTATATATAACGGTGGTTTCCATCAGCACCGAATACCTGAAAAAAACGGAATTTAGTTCATCGCCGCCGCGCGTGACGATTTTCGCGCGCAGTTGCCAACGGCGGAATACTCGTCTAAAATCCACTCCCCGTGGAGATGCAGATGGAATCTAAGTACGCAAACAGGTGCCTGGGGCTCACGAAGCGGCTGTGCAAGATACCGAGCGTTGTGGGGACGCGCGGCGAGGCCACGCTTGCCGAGTTCCTGTTCCACTACCTCTCCACGCGCCCGGAGATAAAAAACCTCGGGCTGCGCGTCGAAATGGTCGAAATCCCCGCCGAGAACCACAGGAAAGCGCTTCTCGTATACATGCCCGGTAAAAGCGAGACGCGCATCGGCGACGCGGTTCCGATCAACGAAGACGGCACCATCCCCGCGCCATTCATCACCGAGCATCCCGCGGTCGTCCTTATGGGTCATTTCGACACCGTAGGAATCGAAGAGTACGGCCCGAACGCGCTCATCGCGTCCGACAGCGCGCGCCTCAAGGCGGCGTTTCAGGCGGATTCGCTTTTGCCGGAAGACGTTCGCAAGGATCTGGAGAGCGGCGAGTACGAATTCGGCCGCGGCTGGCTTGACATGAAAAGCGGCGTCGCGGCGATTGTGGAAGTCTTCATCGAGCTTGCAAAAGAAGGCGGCCTGGAAGGCGGTGTATTTCTGGCGCTGTGTCCGGACGAGGAAGGAAACTCGACAGGCATCCGCGCGCTGGCGCCGCGCATCGCGGCGATTCTCAAGCAGCGCAAGCTCAAACTGCGCTGCGTTATAAACGCGGACTACACCAGCCCCCTCGAAGCGGGAGACAAACGCAGGCACATTTACACCGGAACTATCGGCAAGCATCTCATGCTGGTTTCGTTGTTCGGCCGAGAGAGCCATGCCAGCCAGGTTTGGGAAGGAATCAATGCGGCGGCGATGGCGGGATGGCTGGGCAGCAATCTCGAAAGCGACCCGCAGCTTATTGACCAATTGGCGCAGGAGGTCACATCTCCGCCGTCGCTTTTGTACCTTCACGATAACCATGATTTTTACACGACGATGACGCCGGCGGTGGCGCATTTTTATCTGAACCAGTTCACGGTCAAGTCCACGCCCGATCAAATTATCACGAAGTACGTCGCGCGCATCCGCGCGCTTTCGCGGCACTGGGTGGAGCGTCGCGTCAAACGCTTCGAGCGTTTCCGGGACGGCGGAGGGCGTGGAAAGCTTCTGGACGCGCCCGTACCCGTGCTGGACTTAACGGGGCTTATCAACCAGGCCAAGCGCGTGAGCCAGCTTCCGGATTTTGAAACCCGCTACGACGAGATAAGGGAGCAGTTCGCCGCAAATGAGCCGGACGAGCGAAAGGCGAGCATGCGTATCGTGGAATGGCTGGTCCAGACGGCCAAGGCCGCGCCGTGCATCGTGGTTTCGTTCACACTTCCGTTTTACCCGGCCAACTATATGCTGGGCGATCAAAGGGATGCGGTGGTCGCGGCAGCGGAAAAGGCGTTCGCCGCGTGCGCGCCAGGGCAGGAACTGGAAATCCGCAGGTTTTATCCCTACATCAGCGACATGAGCTTTTT from bacterium encodes the following:
- a CDS encoding M20/M25/M40 family metallo-hydrolase, whose amino-acid sequence is MESKYANRCLGLTKRLCKIPSVVGTRGEATLAEFLFHYLSTRPEIKNLGLRVEMVEIPAENHRKALLVYMPGKSETRIGDAVPINEDGTIPAPFITEHPAVVLMGHFDTVGIEEYGPNALIASDSARLKAAFQADSLLPEDVRKDLESGEYEFGRGWLDMKSGVAAIVEVFIELAKEGGLEGGVFLALCPDEEGNSTGIRALAPRIAAILKQRKLKLRCVINADYTSPLEAGDKRRHIYTGTIGKHLMLVSLFGRESHASQVWEGINAAAMAGWLGSNLESDPQLIDQLAQEVTSPPSLLYLHDNHDFYTTMTPAVAHFYLNQFTVKSTPDQIITKYVARIRALSRHWVERRVKRFERFRDGGGRGKLLDAPVPVLDLTGLINQAKRVSQLPDFETRYDEIREQFAANEPDERKASMRIVEWLVQTAKAAPCIVVSFTLPFYPANYMLGDQRDAVVAAAEKAFAACAPGQELEIRRFYPYISDMSFFSFPEVPLRSPHWRFLLDNTPYPVDTDEWTLLGNINAPVVNIGPHGAGAHTVYERVEREWSFGILPEVIENMTRILLATP